The following coding sequences lie in one Lolium perenne isolate Kyuss_39 chromosome 2, Kyuss_2.0, whole genome shotgun sequence genomic window:
- the LOC127334361 gene encoding uncharacterized protein: MDEQGTERGLQLLLPAAAARVLGDVPASAAGGDHHQQLDLDLSMSIGPRQQQLQMPRPAPPTPPANETRRASTATVAASAARQLQQQQQVAVDVRAVKQQTAEQARMASAERAYAERVRELAKRELELAEREFARARMIWERAREEVERVERMKQIAARRLGSAASVAALEITCHACMQRFHP, from the coding sequence ATGGACGAGCAAGGGACGGAGAGGGGGCTCCAGCTGCTGCTCCCCGCAGCGGCTGCTCGAGTCCTCGGCGACGTGCCCGCCAGCGCCGCTGGCGGAGACCACCACCAGCAGCTCGACCTGGACCTGTCCATGAGCATTGGGCCGAGGCAGCAGCAGCTGCAGATGCCACGGCCGGCGCCGCCGACGCCACCGGCGAACGAGACCAGGAGAGCCTCCACGGCCACGGTGGCGGCCAGCGCCGCGAGGCAgctccagcagcagcagcaggtggCGGTGGACGTGCGCGCCGTGAAGCAGCAGACGGCGGAGCAGGCgcggatggcgtcggcggagcgcGCCTACGCGGAGCGCGTCCGCGAGCTTGCCAAGCGGGAGCTGGAGCTAGCCGAGAGGGAGTTCGCGCGCGCCAGGATGATCTGGGAGCGAGcgcgggaggaggtggagcgGGTGGAGCGGATGAAGCAGATCGCCGCCAGGCGGCTGGGATCAGCCGCGTCGGTCGCCGCGCTCGAGATCACCTGCCATGCCTGCATGCAGCGCTTCCACCCTTAA
- the LOC127329030 gene encoding uncharacterized protein has translation MSFKVMVALRARRMEKWIRVVKMDYLDNAPIKEFFQDGNIRFCGATISKDMEMLSPYGIHITSTYDLQKKLPNRTNNHILSLYDLVNSIIGTNLEKKKRKKYKKKDAAQEKEDELIFGWAIVPLSYEQVRYAALDARLGFEMARRHWMLVGCNSHIDRLNI, from the exons ATGTCGTTCAAGGTCATGGTCGCTCTCCGTGCAAGAAGGATGGAGAAGTGGATCCGCGTCGTGAAGATGGACTACCTCGACAATGCACCAATCAA AGAGTTCTTCCAGGACGGGAACATTAGATTCTGCGGCGCGACTATCAGCAAGGATATGGAGATGCTGAGTCCGTACGGTATTCATATTACTTCTACGTATGACCTCCAGAAGAAACTCCCAAATCGCACAAATAATCACATTCTGAGTCTATATGATCTGGTGAATTCTATCATTGGGACAAATcttgagaagaagaagaggaagaagtacaagaagaaggacgccgctcAGGAAAAAGAAGATGAACTCATATTTGGGTGGGCCATTGTTCCATTAAGCTACGAGCAAGTGCGCTATGCCGCGCTGGACGCTCGTCTGGGCTTCGAGATGGCTAGGAGGCATTGGATGCTAGTTGGCTGCAATAGTCATATTGATCGTCTCAATATTTAG